In Phyllobacterium zundukense, one DNA window encodes the following:
- a CDS encoding nitrite/sulfite reductase, producing MYRYDEFDHAFVSARVDQFKDQVERRLAGELTEDQFRPLRLMNGVYLQLHAYMLRVAIPYGTLSSRQMRKLAHIARHYDRGYGHFTTRQNLQYNWPALKDMPKVLDELASVEMHALQTSGNCIRNVTADHFAGAAADEVADPRPYAEILRQWSSMHPEFSYLPRKFKIAVTGAERDRAAIQVHDIGLHLKKNEAGELGFAVYVGGGQGRTPMVAKKIRDFLPVEDLLSYTTAIMRVYNLNGRRDNKYKARIKILVHETGTEELTRQVEAEWRVLKETDLKLPQKDVDAIDSYFAPPSLPVRPEGWSGLAAARKADHSFSTWVDQNVTPHKNPDYGVVTISLKPIGGIPGDATDAQMDLVADIAEKFSQDEIRVSHEQNLVLPHVAIADLRIVYDLLLTDGLATANAGLITDIIACPGMDYCALATARSIPVAQRISERFGKPERQADIGELKIKISGCINACGHHHVGHIGILGVDKKGEELYQISLGGSGDEICTIGDITGRGFSSEEIVDAVETIVDRYLEIRTDKEENFLATYRRVGAAPFKDALYSEAANAA from the coding sequence ATGTATCGTTACGATGAGTTTGATCACGCGTTTGTTTCGGCCCGCGTTGACCAGTTCAAGGATCAGGTTGAGCGCCGCCTTGCCGGCGAATTGACGGAAGACCAGTTCCGCCCACTGCGGTTGATGAATGGCGTCTATCTGCAGTTGCATGCCTATATGCTGCGCGTGGCAATCCCCTACGGTACGCTGTCCAGCCGCCAGATGCGCAAGCTCGCCCATATCGCCCGCCACTATGATCGCGGTTACGGCCATTTCACCACGCGCCAGAACCTGCAGTACAACTGGCCGGCGCTTAAGGACATGCCGAAGGTTCTCGACGAACTCGCCTCGGTTGAAATGCACGCGCTGCAGACCTCGGGCAATTGCATTCGCAACGTCACTGCCGATCATTTCGCCGGTGCTGCCGCCGATGAGGTCGCAGACCCGCGCCCCTATGCGGAAATCCTGCGCCAGTGGTCGTCGATGCATCCGGAATTTTCCTACCTGCCGCGCAAGTTCAAGATTGCCGTCACCGGTGCCGAGCGCGATCGCGCCGCGATCCAGGTGCACGATATCGGCCTGCATCTGAAGAAGAACGAGGCGGGCGAACTCGGTTTCGCGGTTTATGTCGGTGGCGGTCAGGGCCGCACCCCGATGGTTGCCAAGAAGATCCGCGATTTCCTCCCCGTAGAAGACCTGCTGTCCTACACGACAGCGATCATGCGCGTTTACAATCTGAATGGCCGCCGCGACAACAAGTACAAGGCGCGCATCAAGATCCTCGTGCACGAAACCGGCACGGAAGAACTGACACGTCAGGTCGAGGCTGAATGGCGTGTGCTGAAGGAAACCGATCTGAAGCTGCCGCAGAAGGATGTCGACGCCATCGACAGCTATTTTGCCCCTCCGAGCCTGCCTGTCCGCCCGGAAGGCTGGTCGGGGCTTGCCGCTGCGCGCAAGGCCGATCATTCGTTCTCCACCTGGGTGGATCAGAATGTGACGCCGCACAAGAATCCCGACTACGGCGTCGTGACCATTTCGCTGAAGCCGATCGGCGGCATCCCTGGCGATGCGACCGACGCACAGATGGATCTGGTTGCCGATATCGCCGAGAAATTCTCGCAGGACGAGATCCGCGTCAGCCATGAGCAGAACCTGGTTCTGCCGCATGTGGCGATCGCGGATCTGCGGATCGTCTATGACCTGTTGCTGACCGATGGTCTCGCGACCGCCAATGCCGGGCTTATCACCGACATTATCGCCTGCCCCGGTATGGACTATTGCGCCCTTGCCACTGCGCGGTCGATCCCTGTGGCCCAGCGGATCTCGGAACGTTTCGGCAAGCCGGAGCGTCAGGCGGATATTGGCGAACTGAAGATCAAGATTTCCGGCTGCATCAATGCCTGCGGTCACCACCATGTCGGTCATATCGGCATTCTCGGTGTCGATAAGAAGGGCGAGGAACTCTATCAGATTTCCCTCGGCGGCTCCGGCGACGAAATCTGCACGATCGGTGACATCACCGGGCGCGGCTTCTCCTCGGAAGAGATCGTCGATGCGGTCGAAACCATCGTCGACCGTTATCTCGAAATCCGCACCGACAAGGAAGAGAATTTCCTTGCCACCTACCGGCGTGTGGGCGCTGCACCGTTCAAGGATGCGCTCTATAGCGAGGCTGCAAATGCTGCTTGA
- a CDS encoding DUF2849 domain-containing protein — MSVKVLTANRLTDGEAVWLGANGDWLEQIDGALIARHAEAVSALEEAGKAAIKSNLVIDVNVIDVEERGTNLYPLRLRERIRQLGPTIRLDLGKQAEKPKATAA, encoded by the coding sequence ATGAGTGTCAAAGTTCTCACTGCAAACCGCCTGACCGATGGTGAAGCCGTATGGCTCGGCGCCAATGGCGATTGGCTGGAGCAGATCGACGGCGCGCTGATCGCGCGTCATGCTGAAGCGGTTAGCGCCCTCGAGGAAGCCGGGAAGGCAGCGATCAAGTCGAACCTCGTTATCGACGTCAATGTGATCGATGTTGAAGAGCGCGGCACAAACCTTTATCCGCTGCGCCTGCGTGAGCGCATCCGTCAGCTCGGCCCCACCATCCGTCTTGATCTCGGCAAGCAGGCTGAAAAGCCAAAAGCAACCGCCGCTTAA
- the cysG gene encoding siroheme synthase CysG, protein MSIHANQLSVFPAFFRVRNEVLVVVGNGEEALNKARLLAQTNATIRVVADGPELELADFLRDGGHEHIVEKFAPKHLTGAKLVFVATGDEDQDGAIAAEARRQAIPVNVVDRPDLCDFFTPAIVNRAPLAIAIGSEGTGPVLTQMIRARIDAAFSPRLGDLARLANAYRPVVEKLVNKGLPRRLFWRSFFSGDVASNVYNNDLTGAHQAAAGLLESQDEPKGYVWLVGAGPGAEDLLTLRAHRVLMEADVIVYDALVPEAVVAMGRRDATRLSVGKRKGCHTKSQSEINDLLVSLGREGKRVVRLKSGDPLVYGRAGEEMAALRNAGIAFEIVPGITAAFAAAADMQLPLTLRGVASSLVFTTGHDMAGEVLPDWARLAISGATIAVYMGRSVAASVAERLMQAGLHADTGVGVIENAGRPERRMFHGTLNDLPALEQRNDLDGPVMVVIGDAVAGAAIDKAEPLAAQNKNSVAPRHLETNAA, encoded by the coding sequence ATGTCCATCCATGCCAACCAGCTATCTGTCTTTCCAGCCTTTTTCCGCGTGCGGAATGAAGTGCTTGTGGTTGTCGGCAATGGCGAGGAAGCGCTCAACAAGGCGCGGCTCTTGGCGCAGACCAACGCGACAATCCGTGTTGTTGCTGACGGGCCTGAACTCGAGTTGGCCGATTTTCTCCGTGATGGCGGCCACGAACACATCGTAGAAAAATTTGCTCCCAAGCATCTGACCGGCGCAAAACTGGTCTTCGTCGCGACCGGCGATGAAGACCAGGACGGGGCGATTGCCGCTGAGGCACGCCGCCAGGCCATTCCCGTCAACGTCGTTGACCGTCCAGATCTATGCGATTTCTTCACGCCCGCCATCGTCAACCGTGCACCGCTCGCCATTGCCATCGGCTCGGAAGGCACTGGTCCGGTGCTGACACAGATGATCCGTGCGCGCATCGACGCCGCCTTCTCGCCGCGCCTTGGCGATCTGGCCCGTCTCGCCAATGCCTATCGGCCGGTGGTCGAGAAGCTGGTGAATAAGGGCCTGCCGCGCCGCCTGTTCTGGCGCTCGTTCTTTTCAGGCGATGTCGCCAGCAATGTCTACAATAATGACCTGACTGGCGCGCATCAGGCTGCAGCCGGTCTGCTCGAAAGCCAGGATGAGCCAAAGGGCTATGTCTGGCTGGTCGGTGCCGGTCCCGGTGCCGAGGATCTCCTGACCCTGCGTGCTCACCGTGTCCTCATGGAAGCAGACGTCATCGTCTACGATGCATTGGTACCGGAAGCTGTGGTTGCGATGGGCCGCCGCGACGCGACCCGCCTTTCCGTCGGAAAGCGCAAGGGCTGCCACACCAAGAGCCAGAGCGAGATCAACGATCTGCTCGTCTCGCTCGGCCGCGAGGGCAAGCGCGTCGTTCGCCTGAAGTCCGGCGACCCGCTGGTCTATGGCCGCGCCGGCGAAGAAATGGCTGCGCTGCGCAATGCCGGCATTGCCTTCGAGATCGTTCCCGGCATCACCGCGGCCTTTGCCGCGGCTGCCGATATGCAACTGCCGCTGACCCTGCGCGGTGTCGCATCCTCCCTCGTCTTCACCACAGGTCATGACATGGCGGGTGAAGTGCTGCCCGATTGGGCGCGCCTTGCCATTTCGGGTGCAACGATCGCCGTCTATATGGGCCGCAGCGTTGCCGCTTCCGTCGCCGAACGGCTGATGCAGGCGGGTCTCCATGCCGATACAGGCGTCGGCGTCATCGAGAATGCCGGACGTCCCGAACGGCGTATGTTCCACGGCACGCTCAATGATCTGCCGGCGCTGGAGCAGCGCAATGATCTCGACGGTCCGGTCATGGTCGTCATCGGCGATGCTGTTGCGGGTGCCGCCATCGACAAGGCCGAGCCACTTGCCGCCCAGAACAAGAATTCCGTGGCGCCCCGCCACCTTGAAACCAATGCTGCCTGA
- a CDS encoding VOC family protein — MRMIFVNLPVKNLEASKGFFAALGFSFNPDFSDDKTACMIIDENIYAMLLVEERFREFINNDINDATKAQEVLIALSAGSRAEVDDVLAKALAAGGKAWKPIMDMGFMYGCSFQDLDGHVWEVMHMDMPAE, encoded by the coding sequence ATGCGCATGATCTTTGTAAATCTGCCGGTCAAGAATCTGGAAGCATCGAAGGGCTTCTTCGCCGCTCTCGGTTTCAGTTTCAACCCGGATTTCTCCGACGACAAGACTGCCTGCATGATCATTGACGAGAACATTTATGCCATGCTGCTTGTGGAGGAACGTTTCAGGGAGTTCATCAACAACGATATCAACGACGCCACAAAGGCACAGGAGGTTCTGATCGCCTTGTCCGCTGGCAGTCGTGCCGAGGTAGATGACGTTCTGGCAAAGGCACTTGCTGCCGGTGGCAAGGCCTGGAAGCCGATCATGGACATGGGCTTCATGTATGGCTGCAGTTTCCAGGACCTCGATGGCCATGTCTGGGAAGTCATGCATATGGACATGCCCGCAGAATAA
- a CDS encoding methyltransferase family protein, translating to MSTQQLDLEGLRKSAREGNAKTLLILGLLIHVPAWTLYFWQGWLYLVIFGICALVITRYFLKHDPALIASRLKAGPGAEREKSQKWIQGAASIIGCVMFVVPGIERHFTGLPLPVWLVIFAEFLVIVGFWIMFLAFCENGHASSIIEVKSGQKVISSGPYAWVRHPMYSGAVVLFLATPLALGSLWALPLAVVLSAVIAVRLLEEERYLKANLPGYEGYCGKVKSHLIPGVW from the coding sequence GTGAGCACGCAACAACTCGACCTGGAAGGACTGCGGAAATCGGCGCGCGAGGGAAATGCAAAAACATTGCTGATACTCGGCCTGTTGATTCACGTTCCTGCGTGGACACTGTATTTTTGGCAGGGCTGGCTCTACCTGGTGATCTTCGGGATTTGCGCGCTCGTGATTACCCGTTACTTTCTCAAACATGATCCAGCACTCATCGCAAGCCGGCTGAAAGCCGGACCAGGTGCCGAACGCGAGAAGTCGCAGAAGTGGATTCAGGGCGCGGCCAGTATAATCGGCTGTGTTATGTTCGTCGTGCCCGGGATAGAGCGGCATTTCACCGGGCTGCCCTTGCCGGTTTGGCTTGTCATCTTCGCCGAATTCCTTGTTATCGTCGGCTTCTGGATCATGTTTTTGGCCTTCTGCGAGAATGGCCACGCCTCGAGTATAATCGAGGTGAAATCCGGCCAGAAGGTTATTTCGAGCGGTCCGTACGCATGGGTTCGGCATCCGATGTATTCTGGTGCCGTGGTGCTCTTTCTGGCAACGCCTTTGGCCCTCGGCTCGCTTTGGGCGTTACCTCTTGCAGTCGTCTTGAGCGCTGTCATCGCCGTACGCCTGCTCGAAGAGGAGCGGTATCTCAAGGCGAACCTTCCGGGTTATGAGGGCTATTGCGGGAAGGTGAAGTCGCACCTCATTCCTGGGGTCTGGTAG
- a CDS encoding YraN family protein → MSELGKRHKAYRRGHSAERLAALALMLKGYRIVDRRYRTKLGEIDLIARRGNTVLIVEVKAWATLEQAMDSVNALTMRRIEAAADQWLARQPDHASLSLRFDLVAILPWRWPVHVPAVFTA, encoded by the coding sequence ATGAGCGAATTGGGCAAGCGTCACAAGGCTTACCGTCGCGGCCATTCCGCCGAACGCCTTGCTGCCCTCGCTCTCATGCTGAAGGGCTACCGCATCGTTGATCGCCGCTATCGGACGAAACTCGGTGAAATCGACCTGATCGCAAGACGCGGCAACACCGTACTCATCGTCGAGGTGAAGGCGTGGGCAACGCTTGAACAGGCGATGGACTCGGTCAATGCCCTGACCATGCGCCGGATCGAGGCAGCGGCGGATCAATGGCTTGCGCGCCAGCCAGATCATGCCAGTCTGTCGCTGCGCTTTGATCTCGTCGCTATCCTGCCCTGGCGCTGGCCCGTGCATGTGCCGGCCGTTTTCACAGCCTGA